The following are encoded in a window of Castanea sativa cultivar Marrone di Chiusa Pesio chromosome 9, ASM4071231v1 genomic DNA:
- the LOC142608975 gene encoding uncharacterized protein LOC142608975, with protein MNGVVEATNKNIKKILVKMIDTYMDWPEFLPFSLCAYRTIFTSMSATLYSLVYDMEAVLLVEVEVPSLRILPQTEQVNMIDEKRMTAMCHGQLYQRERAFNKTVRLGVFEEGDLVLKKHNQSIPNHKGKFSLTYKGPYVVKKAFYKRALILANMDGHDFNMPANSNAII; from the coding sequence ATGAACGGCGTAGTagaagccaccaataagaacATAAAGAAGATCTTGGTGAAGATGATAGACACCTATATGGATTGGCCCGAGTTCTTGCCATTTTCCTTGTGTGCCTATCGTACTATTTTTACTTCCATGAGTGCAACCCTATATTCCTTGGTCTACGACATGGAAGCAGTCCTTCTTGTAGAGGTAGAGGTCCCATCTCTCAGAATCTTACCGCAAACAGAGCAAGTTAACATGATAGATGAGAAGCGCATGACCGCAATGTGCCATGGACAGTTGTACCAACGTGAGCGAGCATTCAACAAGACAGTTAGACTCGGAGTCTTTGAAGAGGGTGACCTAGTCTTGAAAAAGCACAACCAATCCATTCCTAATCACAAAGGAAAGTTTTCCCTGACCTACAAAGGCCCATATGTGGTGAAGAAGGCCTTCTACAAAAGAGCCTTGATTTTGGCCAACATGGATGGGCACGACTTCAATATGCCCGCCAATTCTAATGCTATCATATAG